In one window of Polynucleobacter sp. AM-7D1 DNA:
- a CDS encoding BPSS1780 family membrane protein, whose amino-acid sequence MKLNSVSPKEGYTWIRQGIWLFKQNPLGFLTLIFLYVFVAQLAVLVPVIGVFAVLLLTPTLSVGFMTACRLAIQKERIRPTVYVTALQSTPLIRKRILQLGLVYAALILMLSFILGMLVDFDVLIPLMTNEKPITPEALNQIYLILFFGSLLYVPVAMLMWFSPVLVAWADMPVAQALFSSAIACWTNRGAFFLYIAIWGAILVAIPLTIGSILDALDFGQAASFIIAPISMAGLTVMHCSFFATWKACFAEKESASLIA is encoded by the coding sequence ATGAAACTAAATTCTGTCTCTCCAAAAGAAGGCTATACCTGGATCCGTCAAGGTATTTGGCTTTTTAAACAAAATCCATTGGGCTTTTTAACTTTGATTTTTCTGTATGTCTTTGTAGCGCAATTAGCTGTTCTCGTGCCAGTGATTGGTGTTTTTGCCGTTTTATTACTCACACCCACCTTATCTGTTGGCTTTATGACCGCCTGTCGCTTAGCCATTCAAAAAGAACGCATTCGTCCAACAGTCTATGTGACTGCCCTGCAATCCACCCCCTTAATTCGAAAACGTATTCTTCAGTTAGGCTTGGTGTACGCAGCGCTCATTCTGATGTTGAGCTTTATCTTAGGGATGCTGGTGGATTTTGACGTACTGATCCCACTCATGACAAATGAAAAACCCATTACACCCGAAGCGCTCAACCAGATTTATTTGATTCTCTTTTTTGGCAGCCTACTCTATGTACCAGTTGCAATGCTCATGTGGTTCTCTCCCGTGCTTGTTGCTTGGGCTGACATGCCAGTAGCTCAGGCACTCTTTTCTAGTGCCATTGCATGCTGGACAAATCGCGGTGCATTCTTTTTATATATCGCAATTTGGGGTGCGATCCTGGTTGCCATTCCATTGACCATTGGCTCTATTCTGGATGCACTAGATTTTGGTCAAGCCGCATCATTCATCATCGCCCCCATTTCCATGGCGGGACTAACTGTAATGCATTGCTCTTTCTTTGCAACCTGGAAAGCCTGCTTTGCTGAAAAAGAATCGGCAAGCTTGATTGCGTAA
- a CDS encoding sulfurtransferase: MTPLITANQLEEIINSGENVLLCDCRFDLVDPLAGRKSYLEGHIPGALYVDLDHDLSGEKTGKNGRHPLPSPEAWAQTKSRLGIDSNTLVVAYDNQGSVYASRLWWMLKATGHANVQVLDGGLDAWNGPIGTMPREAKSTSTPVPAMPYVGLVTVEEVVHNLKAKNNIVVDARANDRFHGQNETLDPVGGHIPNAINYCFRENLSKKSFKAPEQLFKDFHDLLGSTKASEVIHQCGSGVTACHNLLAMEVAGLKGSRLYAGSWSEWCADPSRPVAL, translated from the coding sequence ATGACGCCTCTCATTACTGCAAATCAGTTAGAAGAAATCATTAACAGCGGTGAAAATGTATTGCTCTGTGATTGCCGCTTTGATTTAGTGGATCCCTTAGCAGGCCGCAAATCCTATCTTGAGGGTCATATTCCTGGCGCGCTCTATGTCGATCTAGACCACGATCTATCCGGTGAAAAAACGGGCAAGAATGGTCGTCATCCGCTACCTAGCCCTGAGGCTTGGGCGCAAACTAAATCACGCTTGGGTATTGACTCAAACACTCTAGTAGTTGCATACGATAATCAAGGCTCTGTATATGCCAGTCGCTTATGGTGGATGCTCAAAGCCACTGGCCATGCCAACGTGCAAGTATTAGATGGTGGCCTAGATGCTTGGAATGGCCCGATTGGCACAATGCCTCGCGAAGCAAAATCAACATCAACGCCAGTGCCTGCAATGCCTTATGTTGGCCTAGTAACAGTAGAGGAAGTTGTTCACAATCTCAAAGCCAAAAATAATATAGTTGTGGACGCTCGCGCAAATGATCGCTTCCATGGTCAAAATGAAACCTTAGATCCTGTTGGCGGGCACATCCCCAACGCGATTAATTATTGCTTCAGAGAAAATCTTTCCAAAAAAAGCTTCAAGGCACCAGAACAACTATTCAAAGACTTTCATGATCTCTTGGGCTCAACTAAAGCATCTGAAGTCATTCATCAATGCGGCTCTGGAGTAACCGCCTGTCATAACCTGTTGGCTATGGAAGTCGCCGGCCTCAAAGGCTCACGTCTGTATGCAGGTAGTTGGAGCGAGTGGTGCGCCGACCCAAGCAGGCCAGTCGCACTCTAA
- a CDS encoding homoserine kinase, which produces MAVFTPVELSDISHWIASDFDIGRAVDIRGIHGGIENSNFFLDTEKNGKKQEYVLTIFERLSAAQLPYYLELMRHLANKGIPVPKPLENKQGQILFTLKDKPAAIVSKLPGISRLAPEVRHCALVGENLAKMHLAGSDFKHTQENLRSLSWWKKTVPLVLTHLSDSQKESLTTELATQEKFFASEAYTSLPQGASHCDLFRDNVLFDPQGAGDSSQDQLGGFFDFYFAGTDKWLFDLAVTVNDWCLAENKQDLDSARFMALMDAYQSVRPLTDSEKASWPLMVRAAALRFWISRLWDFYLPRDAQMLTPHDPRHFENILLSRKAI; this is translated from the coding sequence ATGGCTGTTTTCACACCTGTTGAATTAAGCGATATCTCACATTGGATCGCAAGCGATTTTGATATTGGCCGAGCAGTCGATATTCGCGGCATTCATGGTGGCATCGAGAACTCCAATTTTTTTCTCGACACTGAAAAGAACGGCAAGAAACAGGAGTACGTTCTCACTATTTTTGAAAGACTGTCAGCAGCCCAGTTGCCGTATTACTTAGAGTTGATGCGTCACTTGGCAAACAAAGGCATTCCCGTGCCCAAGCCACTCGAGAATAAACAAGGACAGATTCTATTTACCCTTAAAGATAAGCCTGCAGCGATTGTGAGTAAGCTTCCAGGGATCTCTAGACTCGCTCCTGAAGTAAGGCATTGCGCTCTGGTTGGTGAAAATTTAGCCAAGATGCATTTAGCAGGTAGTGACTTCAAGCACACCCAAGAAAATCTTCGCAGCCTGTCTTGGTGGAAAAAAACGGTTCCTCTGGTACTCACCCACTTGAGCGATTCTCAAAAAGAATCACTCACAACCGAACTCGCTACTCAAGAAAAATTCTTTGCCTCTGAGGCATATACTTCGCTGCCGCAGGGGGCAAGCCACTGCGATCTGTTTAGAGATAACGTACTATTCGACCCCCAAGGTGCTGGCGATAGCTCTCAAGATCAGCTAGGCGGTTTCTTCGACTTTTATTTCGCTGGAACAGATAAGTGGTTATTTGATTTAGCGGTTACAGTAAACGATTGGTGCCTCGCCGAAAATAAACAGGATTTAGATTCTGCTCGCTTCATGGCGCTAATGGATGCCTATCAATCTGTTCGACCACTTACCGACAGCGAGAAAGCAAGTTGGCCACTAATGGTGCGTGCTGCAGCTCTGCGGTTTTGGATTTCTCGCTTGTGGGATTTTTACTTGCCGCGTGATGCGCAAATGCTGACCCCACATGACCCTCGTCATTTTGAAAATATTCTCTTAAGTCGCAAAGCAATATGA
- the polA gene encoding DNA polymerase I, with translation MTKHRLLLVDGSSYLYRAFHAMPDLRNGAGDPTGAIYGMVNMMRRARSELKADHIACVFDAKGKTFRDEMYSEYKAHRSPMPEDLVKQIEPIHAMVKALGWPVLMVSGVEADDVIGTLACQATQAGWETIISTGDKDLAQLVNSSVTLINTMTNEKLDIDGVIEKFGVPPERIVDYLSIIGDTVDNVPGVPKAGPKTANKWLAEFGDLDNLMANADQVKGVVGENLRNSLEWLPQARQLITVKTDCDLSPHLPGLDDLHAKSEDAPLLRELFERYAFKTWLRDVEKQLGGVAPEAGGGFDLAGSPIKNSSEENVKADTKKFGPTATEATTALSQETMDLQGAIAKHYECVVDEVALDRWIKKIEDAELTAVDTETTSLDALAAEIVGISLCVTSGEACYIPVAHSNGEAQLSRELVLARLKPWLESALHLKVGQNLKYDSHIFANYKITLQGIAFDTMLESYVLESHMPHNMDNLAERHLGMKTIKYEEVCGKGVHQIGFDQVDLKIATDYAAEDADITLRLHHALWPQIQASPGLLYVYENIEMPAMRVLGIMERNGIRIDSALLSQQGQEVGKRLLALEGEIHKLAGQPFNIQSPKQIAEILFGQLELPVIKKTPSGAPSTDEEVLQKLAEDYPLPARILDYRSLAKLMSTYIEKLPRMADPKTGRVHTSFSQATAVTGRLASSDPNLQNIPVRTEEGRRIREAFIPAEGCKLLSADYSQIELRIMAHIAEDENLLAAFAAGKDVHQATAAEIFGVPLESVNSEQRRYAKVINFGLIYGMSAFGLAGNLGIERSAAQNYIAKYFDRYPGVAQYMERTRLEARENGYVETVFGRRLWLPEIKGSNGPRRQGAERAAINAPMQGTAADLIKLAMVAVENWLEKEGLKTRMLLQVHDELVFDVPLDELELLQAKLPDLMCKVAELKVPLVVGIGIGDNWEEAH, from the coding sequence ATGACTAAACATAGACTCTTGTTGGTAGACGGTTCTAGCTACCTCTATCGCGCCTTTCATGCCATGCCAGACCTCAGAAATGGGGCGGGTGACCCAACAGGGGCAATCTATGGGATGGTCAATATGATGCGCCGAGCGCGCTCGGAACTCAAGGCTGACCATATTGCCTGTGTTTTTGACGCCAAAGGTAAGACTTTCCGGGATGAAATGTACTCTGAGTACAAGGCGCACCGCTCCCCCATGCCTGAAGATTTAGTTAAACAAATTGAGCCGATCCATGCGATGGTGAAGGCTTTGGGCTGGCCAGTACTGATGGTTTCTGGGGTTGAGGCTGATGATGTGATTGGTACCTTAGCTTGCCAAGCCACCCAAGCTGGCTGGGAAACCATTATTTCTACCGGCGACAAAGATTTGGCTCAGTTAGTGAATTCCTCGGTTACCTTGATTAATACGATGACCAATGAGAAGTTGGATATCGATGGGGTTATTGAAAAATTCGGCGTACCTCCAGAGCGCATCGTGGATTACCTGTCGATTATTGGGGATACCGTTGACAACGTACCTGGTGTTCCGAAGGCGGGACCTAAAACAGCCAACAAATGGTTAGCCGAGTTTGGTGACCTGGACAACTTGATGGCAAATGCCGATCAAGTGAAGGGTGTTGTAGGCGAGAACTTGCGCAATAGTTTGGAGTGGCTTCCACAAGCACGACAGTTAATTACCGTGAAAACGGATTGCGATTTATCCCCCCATCTTCCAGGCTTGGATGACTTGCACGCAAAATCAGAGGATGCACCGCTTTTGCGAGAGTTATTTGAGCGTTACGCATTTAAAACTTGGTTGCGTGATGTGGAGAAGCAGTTGGGTGGAGTAGCCCCTGAAGCTGGCGGTGGTTTTGATTTAGCTGGCAGCCCCATCAAAAATTCTTCAGAGGAAAATGTAAAAGCTGACACCAAGAAGTTTGGCCCTACTGCTACAGAGGCAACAACTGCCTTATCGCAAGAAACAATGGATCTGCAAGGCGCTATTGCCAAACACTATGAGTGTGTGGTGGATGAGGTTGCACTAGACCGCTGGATTAAAAAAATTGAAGACGCAGAGCTAACAGCTGTCGACACAGAAACTACTAGCTTGGATGCACTAGCAGCTGAGATTGTCGGTATCTCGCTTTGTGTCACCTCTGGAGAGGCCTGCTATATCCCAGTTGCGCACAGTAATGGGGAGGCTCAACTCAGCCGTGAATTAGTCTTAGCGCGCCTGAAGCCATGGTTGGAAAGCGCTTTGCATTTGAAGGTAGGTCAAAACCTCAAGTACGACAGCCATATATTTGCGAACTACAAGATTACTTTGCAGGGCATTGCATTTGACACCATGCTGGAGTCTTATGTGCTTGAATCACATATGCCGCACAACATGGATAACTTAGCCGAGCGACACCTCGGCATGAAGACCATTAAGTATGAAGAGGTATGCGGTAAGGGCGTGCATCAGATTGGTTTTGATCAAGTGGATCTGAAGATCGCTACAGACTATGCGGCAGAAGATGCGGACATTACCTTGCGTTTACACCACGCACTGTGGCCTCAAATCCAGGCAAGCCCAGGCCTTCTTTACGTTTATGAAAACATTGAGATGCCAGCCATGCGTGTGCTTGGCATCATGGAGCGCAATGGCATTCGGATTGATTCGGCGCTGTTATCTCAGCAAGGCCAAGAGGTCGGCAAGCGTTTGCTTGCCTTGGAGGGAGAGATTCATAAGCTGGCTGGGCAACCATTCAATATTCAGTCCCCCAAACAGATCGCAGAAATTTTGTTTGGACAGCTAGAGCTTCCTGTAATTAAGAAGACACCATCGGGCGCACCATCAACTGATGAAGAGGTTTTACAAAAGTTGGCTGAAGACTATCCTTTGCCTGCGCGTATTTTGGACTACCGCAGTCTTGCTAAGTTAATGTCGACCTATATTGAGAAACTGCCACGCATGGCTGATCCTAAAACCGGTCGCGTGCACACGAGTTTTTCTCAAGCGACCGCAGTAACAGGACGCTTGGCTTCAAGCGATCCAAACTTGCAAAATATCCCTGTTCGCACAGAGGAGGGGCGCCGTATTCGTGAGGCATTTATTCCGGCTGAAGGTTGCAAACTTCTCTCTGCCGACTACTCTCAAATTGAATTGCGCATCATGGCGCATATTGCTGAAGATGAAAATCTGTTAGCTGCATTTGCTGCCGGTAAAGACGTGCACCAAGCAACTGCCGCTGAGATTTTTGGTGTGCCACTGGAAAGCGTCAATTCAGAGCAGCGTCGCTATGCCAAGGTCATTAACTTTGGCCTGATCTACGGTATGAGTGCTTTTGGTTTAGCGGGTAACTTGGGTATTGAGCGCTCGGCAGCTCAGAATTACATTGCCAAATACTTTGATCGCTATCCAGGGGTGGCTCAATATATGGAACGCACTCGTTTGGAGGCTAGAGAGAATGGCTATGTCGAGACAGTCTTTGGCAGACGCCTATGGCTGCCGGAGATTAAGGGTTCGAATGGTCCTCGTCGTCAGGGTGCGGAGCGGGCTGCAATTAATGCCCCCATGCAAGGCACTGCGGCTGATCTGATTAAATTGGCCATGGTGGCGGTTGAGAATTGGCTAGAAAAAGAGGGTCTCAAGACCCGTATGTTGCTTCAGGTGCACGATGAATTAGTATTTGACGTACCCTTAGATGAGCTCGAGCTCTTGCAGGCAAAGCTACCTGATTTGATGTGTAAGGTGGCTGAACTGAAGGTTCCTTTGGTGGTGGGTATTGGGATTGGCGATAATTGGGAAGAAGCACATTAA
- a CDS encoding ZIP family metal transporter, which translates to MSVLQSIVLVTALAGAASVLVAASFSLSFLSKMVHSMVSVSVGILLATALLHSLPEAFTMPGVDAKLLFATLLAGLLGFFLLEKIALLRHSHHHEGDGHGHHHGHDAEVAGRSGWMILVGDGLHNFVDGVLIAAAFMADYQVGIFTAIAIIAHEIPQEIGDFIVLLNAGFTRTRALIYNLICGLSAVVGGVLAYFFLERVNAAMPYLLVIAASSFIYIAVSDLIPQMHRRPHWAESLRQTILIACGVGFVILLSLLH; encoded by the coding sequence ATGTCAGTACTGCAAAGCATTGTGCTGGTAACAGCGCTAGCGGGAGCCGCTAGCGTTCTTGTTGCGGCAAGCTTTTCTTTGTCATTTCTGTCAAAGATGGTTCACAGCATGGTCAGTGTGTCGGTAGGTATTTTGCTGGCTACTGCCTTGCTGCATTCATTACCTGAGGCATTTACGATGCCGGGCGTGGATGCCAAGTTGCTATTTGCTACTTTGCTTGCAGGTCTCTTGGGCTTTTTCTTGCTTGAGAAAATCGCTTTACTGCGTCATAGCCATCATCACGAAGGAGATGGTCATGGTCACCACCATGGACACGATGCAGAGGTTGCGGGTCGCAGCGGTTGGATGATTTTGGTGGGCGATGGATTACATAATTTTGTTGACGGTGTTTTGATTGCTGCTGCATTTATGGCCGATTACCAAGTCGGCATCTTTACTGCGATTGCCATTATTGCTCACGAGATCCCGCAGGAAATTGGGGATTTCATCGTATTGCTCAATGCAGGATTCACACGCACGCGCGCACTCATATACAACCTGATTTGTGGTTTATCTGCAGTGGTGGGTGGGGTATTAGCGTATTTCTTTTTGGAAAGAGTAAATGCGGCAATGCCTTACTTGCTCGTGATTGCCGCAAGTAGTTTTATTTACATTGCAGTGAGTGATCTCATTCCACAAATGCATCGCCGCCCACACTGGGCGGAGTCTTTACGTCAAACGATTTTGATTGCTTGCGGCGTTGGCTTTGTAATCTTGCTCTCGCTACTGCATTAG
- a CDS encoding dienelactone hydrolase family protein yields the protein MTAKKDLDSKVIASDRRGFMKASAITATTMGIGFVAASEPVMAQAIETDFKGIKAGEQMIPVGSFQMPAYVSRPEKAKGNLPIVIVASEIFGVHEYIADVTRRFAKLGYMAIAPEFFIRAGDPNTYGTTAEIMSNIVAKTPDSQVLNDLQAAIQWAGKNGGDVKKVGVTGFCWGGRITWLSATLPQVKAGVAWYGRLVGEKTEGNPRHPVDIAADLKAPVLGLYGGADAGISLETVEQMRQALAAAAPKNPAAKASRFEVYPDAPHGFHADYRALYREGPAKDGWEKCIAWFKQNGVA from the coding sequence ATGACTGCAAAAAAAGATTTAGATTCAAAAGTAATTGCTAGCGACAGAAGAGGTTTCATGAAAGCCTCTGCCATTACAGCAACCACGATGGGAATTGGTTTTGTAGCCGCCTCAGAGCCTGTGATGGCACAAGCAATCGAAACGGATTTCAAGGGCATTAAAGCGGGTGAGCAAATGATTCCAGTCGGAAGCTTTCAGATGCCAGCTTATGTTTCTCGTCCAGAAAAAGCTAAAGGTAATTTGCCGATTGTGATCGTTGCAAGTGAAATCTTTGGTGTACATGAATACATTGCTGACGTTACTAGACGTTTTGCTAAATTAGGTTATATGGCGATTGCCCCAGAATTCTTTATCCGAGCAGGCGATCCTAATACCTATGGAACTACTGCCGAGATCATGAGCAATATTGTTGCCAAGACTCCAGATTCTCAAGTCTTAAATGATTTACAGGCAGCCATTCAATGGGCTGGCAAAAACGGTGGTGATGTGAAAAAAGTTGGCGTCACAGGTTTTTGTTGGGGTGGTCGTATTACTTGGCTCTCAGCTACGTTGCCTCAGGTCAAGGCTGGTGTAGCTTGGTATGGCCGTTTAGTTGGTGAAAAAACTGAAGGCAATCCTCGCCACCCAGTTGATATTGCTGCTGACTTGAAGGCTCCAGTCTTAGGTTTATATGGCGGAGCTGATGCGGGCATCTCACTCGAAACTGTTGAGCAGATGCGTCAAGCGCTTGCAGCAGCAGCCCCGAAAAATCCAGCTGCTAAAGCCTCCCGTTTTGAAGTCTATCCAGATGCACCTCATGGCTTCCATGCGGACTATCGCGCTTTATATCGCGAAGGTCCAGCGAAGGATGGCTGGGAAAAATGTATTGCCTGGTTTAAACAAAACGGGGTTGCTTAA
- a CDS encoding aromatic ring-hydroxylating dioxygenase subunit alpha, with the protein MTNLATAQQLAPSNLQLPVSAYFDVELYQREIELLFKQGPGYVGHELMVPEVGSYQTLTSENEGRLLVRNQEGIELLSNVCRHRQALMLNGKGKADNIVCPLHRWTYDLNGQLMGAPHFEDKPCLNLGKSPLQNWQGLLFEGPRDVRADLAKLGVADDLKFEGYVLDHVEVHECNYNWKTFIEVYLEDYHVVPFHPGLGKFVSCEDLRWEFGDWHSVQTVGIHKNLEKPGSPVYQKWHEAVLRHHEGKTPRHGAIWLTYYPNVMVEWYPGVLCVSTLHPMGPNKTRNVVEFYYPEEIALFEREFVEAERAAYMETCIEDDEIAERMDAGRAALLARGQNEVGPYQSPMEDGMQHFHEWYRRAMSYEGA; encoded by the coding sequence ATGACTAATCTGGCTACCGCGCAGCAGCTTGCGCCGTCCAATTTACAACTGCCGGTTTCGGCTTATTTTGACGTTGAGCTCTATCAACGTGAAATTGAACTGCTTTTTAAGCAGGGGCCAGGCTATGTTGGTCACGAACTCATGGTTCCTGAAGTTGGTTCCTACCAAACCTTGACCTCAGAAAATGAAGGTCGACTCTTGGTTCGCAATCAAGAAGGTATTGAACTCCTATCAAATGTCTGCCGTCATCGCCAAGCACTCATGCTCAATGGCAAAGGCAAGGCGGACAATATTGTTTGCCCATTGCATCGCTGGACCTACGATTTAAATGGTCAACTCATGGGCGCACCCCATTTTGAAGATAAGCCTTGTCTTAATCTAGGCAAATCCCCTCTGCAAAATTGGCAAGGGCTCTTATTTGAAGGTCCACGCGATGTTCGTGCCGATCTTGCCAAACTCGGTGTTGCCGATGATCTCAAGTTTGAGGGTTACGTTCTGGATCATGTTGAAGTCCATGAATGTAATTACAACTGGAAGACTTTTATAGAGGTCTATCTCGAGGACTATCACGTTGTTCCATTTCACCCAGGCTTGGGTAAGTTTGTTTCTTGCGAAGATCTGCGTTGGGAATTCGGTGACTGGCACAGCGTACAAACTGTTGGTATTCACAAGAACCTTGAGAAACCTGGATCACCGGTTTATCAAAAGTGGCATGAAGCAGTTCTACGCCACCACGAGGGCAAAACACCTCGCCATGGCGCTATCTGGCTGACCTACTATCCCAATGTGATGGTCGAGTGGTACCCAGGTGTTCTCTGCGTTTCCACCTTGCACCCTATGGGTCCAAATAAAACTCGGAACGTGGTTGAGTTCTATTACCCGGAAGAGATCGCCCTCTTTGAGCGCGAGTTTGTAGAGGCGGAGCGTGCAGCCTATATGGAAACCTGCATTGAAGATGATGAAATTGCAGAACGTATGGATGCCGGTCGCGCCGCCCTACTAGCCCGCGGTCAAAATGAAGTAGGTCCATACCAAAGCCCCATGGAAGACGGCATGCAACATTTCCACGAATGGTACCGTCGCGCCATGAGTTACGAAGGCGCATAA